One window from the genome of Paracoccus marcusii encodes:
- a CDS encoding methionine ABC transporter ATP-binding protein, with product MTGAAITFEGLGKSFPKAGGQVTALADITLSVPEGSITGIIGRSGAGKSTLLRMVNGLERPTTGRVTVAGRDVGTATGSTLRAIRRDVGMIFQHFNLLASRTVRGNIALPLEVAGTPRGQIRARVDQLIEQVGLGALADRYPAELSGGQKQRVGIARALATGPKVLLSDEATSALDPETTQTVLDLLAQINRDLGVSVLLITHEMAVLRDIASHMAVIEAGRIVEAGPTYDIFARPQHPTTRRFLSGVTGATLPAFVAARLQTDPPGDQVIRVTFAGTHATDPMLARLATDLGISANILGGTIEEIGTRPFGNLLISVPQDRGDQARAFLEQHGLTTEVLGHVR from the coding sequence ATGACCGGCGCGGCGATAACCTTCGAAGGGCTGGGCAAGTCCTTTCCCAAGGCGGGAGGGCAGGTGACGGCGCTGGCCGACATCACCCTGTCGGTCCCTGAGGGCAGCATCACCGGCATCATCGGCCGGTCCGGCGCCGGCAAGTCGACGCTGCTGCGCATGGTGAACGGGCTGGAGCGTCCGACGACGGGCCGCGTCACGGTCGCGGGGCGCGACGTGGGCACCGCCACGGGGTCCACGCTGCGCGCGATCCGGCGCGATGTCGGCATGATCTTCCAGCACTTCAACCTGCTGGCCTCGCGCACGGTGCGGGGCAACATCGCCCTGCCGCTGGAGGTCGCGGGCACGCCGCGCGGCCAGATCCGCGCCCGCGTCGACCAGCTGATCGAGCAGGTGGGCCTTGGCGCGCTGGCCGACCGCTATCCTGCGGAACTGTCGGGCGGGCAGAAGCAGCGCGTGGGCATCGCGCGCGCCCTGGCCACCGGCCCCAAGGTCCTCCTGTCGGACGAGGCGACCAGTGCGCTGGACCCCGAGACCACGCAGACCGTCCTGGACCTGCTGGCCCAGATCAACCGCGATCTGGGGGTCAGCGTCCTGCTGATCACGCATGAGATGGCGGTGCTGCGCGACATCGCCAGCCACATGGCGGTGATCGAGGCGGGCCGCATCGTCGAGGCCGGTCCGACCTACGACATCTTTGCCCGCCCCCAGCACCCGACCACCCGGCGCTTCCTGTCCGGTGTCACGGGCGCCACGCTGCCGGCCTTCGTCGCGGCGCGGCTGCAGACCGATCCGCCGGGCGACCAGGTGATCCGCGTGACCTTTGCCGGCACGCATGCGACCGACCCGATGCTGGCGCGGCTGGCGACCGATCTGGGCATCAGCGCCAACATCCTGGGCGGCACCATCGAGGAGATCGGCACGCGCCCGTTCGGCAACCTGCTGATCTCGGTCCCCCAGGACCGGGGCGACCAGGCCCGCGCCTTCCTTGAGCAACACGGTCTGACCACGGAGGTGCTGGGCCATGTCCGCTAA
- a CDS encoding response regulator, whose translation MPDRPIRFLIVDDIAENIMALEALLRRDGLVVDTARSATEALELMLQHDYALAFLDVQMPGTDGYELAELMRSTERTRGVPIIFVTAAEMDEARRFRGYEAGAVDYIFKPIDPVVLKSKAEVFFRIGRQAKDLQRQRDEMQDIALHRDRAMAQLKAHADNSPLAFVTLDRNLCVRSWSKGAERMFGRPAGDMLGMTATAAGWLDEQGAALLTGWLDSQQDGVPRFSAEISLDHADIGPICCEVYGSVLSEGLNRQSLSLQVQDITERKQSEEVRALLIGELNHRIKNTLANVQAIARQSLRQSGSLPEFETSFGGRLQALARAHSILSDATWASAPLDQLIDDQISSGTLDGDRLRRDGPPVELAPDTMLRLALTLHELGTNAAKYGALSVPGGIVHIAWRLEGQRLVLTWRETGGPAVTAPSRMGFGMTLIGAAGGGDAAAVSADWNPDGVVWTIRLTDGVTRLAGQAAAAEALVGQPVIRASTLEGARVLLVEDEPLVALDLRYELEDAGATVTGVARSVPEAMAAARNGPIDLALLDGNLKGEPVDEVAALFDSLSVPFCFVSGYGRENLPQGFDHAPLIEKPFRPDTLRTILTALLARGVPDAAE comes from the coding sequence ATGCCCGATAGACCCATCCGTTTCCTGATCGTCGACGACATCGCGGAAAACATCATGGCGCTGGAGGCGCTGCTGCGGCGCGACGGGCTGGTTGTCGACACCGCGCGGTCCGCGACCGAGGCGCTGGAACTGATGCTGCAGCACGATTACGCGCTGGCCTTCCTGGACGTGCAGATGCCCGGCACCGACGGCTATGAGCTGGCGGAGCTGATGCGGTCCACCGAACGCACCCGCGGCGTGCCCATCATCTTCGTCACCGCCGCCGAGATGGACGAGGCCCGCCGGTTCCGCGGGTACGAGGCGGGGGCGGTCGACTATATCTTCAAGCCCATCGACCCGGTGGTGCTGAAATCCAAGGCCGAGGTGTTCTTCCGCATCGGCCGCCAGGCCAAGGACCTGCAGCGCCAGCGCGACGAGATGCAGGACATCGCACTGCACCGCGACCGCGCAATGGCGCAGCTGAAGGCGCATGCCGACAATTCGCCGCTGGCGTTTGTGACGTTGGACCGGAACCTGTGCGTGCGCAGCTGGTCCAAGGGGGCCGAACGCATGTTCGGGCGGCCCGCGGGAGACATGCTGGGCATGACCGCCACCGCGGCGGGCTGGCTGGACGAACAGGGGGCCGCGCTGCTGACCGGCTGGCTGGACAGCCAGCAGGACGGCGTCCCGCGCTTCTCGGCCGAGATCAGCCTGGATCACGCCGATATCGGCCCGATCTGCTGTGAGGTCTATGGATCGGTCCTGTCCGAGGGTCTGAACCGCCAGTCGCTGTCGCTGCAGGTCCAGGACATCACCGAACGAAAGCAGTCCGAAGAGGTCCGCGCCCTGCTGATCGGAGAGCTGAACCACCGCATCAAGAACACCCTGGCCAACGTTCAGGCCATCGCCCGCCAAAGCCTGCGCCAATCCGGCAGCCTGCCCGAATTCGAGACCAGCTTTGGCGGACGCCTGCAGGCACTGGCCCGCGCCCATTCGATCCTGTCGGATGCGACCTGGGCCAGCGCACCGCTGGATCAGCTGATCGACGACCAGATCAGTTCGGGCACGCTGGACGGCGACCGGCTGCGCCGCGACGGCCCGCCGGTGGAACTGGCCCCCGACACCATGCTGCGCCTTGCGCTGACGCTGCACGAACTGGGCACGAATGCGGCGAAATACGGGGCGTTGTCGGTTCCGGGCGGGATCGTGCACATCGCCTGGCGCCTTGAGGGGCAGCGCCTGGTCCTGACCTGGCGCGAGACGGGCGGGCCGGCGGTCACCGCGCCGTCGCGCATGGGCTTCGGCATGACGCTGATCGGGGCGGCCGGCGGCGGCGATGCGGCCGCGGTCAGCGCCGACTGGAACCCCGACGGCGTCGTCTGGACCATCCGTCTGACCGACGGCGTGACCCGGCTGGCGGGCCAGGCCGCCGCCGCCGAGGCGCTGGTCGGCCAGCCCGTCATCCGCGCATCGACGCTGGAGGGCGCGCGCGTCCTGCTGGTCGAGGACGAGCCGCTGGTCGCGCTGGACCTGCGCTATGAGTTGGAGGATGCCGGAGCCACCGTCACCGGCGTCGCCCGCAGCGTCCCCGAGGCGATGGCCGCCGCCCGGAACGGGCCCATCGACCTGGCCCTGCTGGACGGCAACCTGAAGGGAGAGCCGGTGGACGAGGTCGCGGCCCTTTTCGACAGCCTGTCGGTGCCGTTCTGCTTCGTGTCGGGCTATGGCCGCGAGAACCTGCCGCAGGGGTTCGACCATGCGCCGCTGATCGAAAAGCCGTTCCGCCCCGACACGCTGCGCACGATCCTGACCGCGCTTCTGGCGCGCGGGGTGCCAGACGCCGCTGAATAA